A single region of the Bacteroidota bacterium genome encodes:
- a CDS encoding choice-of-anchor D domain-containing protein produces MPNSFSLGCCPPQGVTMYIGSGTDNEVWIDVFGGNQNPSEHYHTKMLANSVWTVAPTSEASWETLNPAEVIAYRAIHVYSAKPIVIYGYQYTGANTSSTDSYLGLPTPALGTEYYPSCYYDDHYTLGPSNPLAGQFLIISPYDNNVVTIGPVKTDTREDAAATKTLHFKGDVWNVTLQRGQTYLVQSTGLGYGDEDITGTHIVSTKPIALISGHQLCSIPIGELADQNGSKDEIFEMIPPVSVWGSEYYDMPTATRNVCGDLVRVIAGEDGEVVTATSINGAPQGILSKAGDYYDFDQIVDPTVFKEQNGKKFLAVQMAYSQGYLGDPGSSDPFSIVLTPKAQFQKKMIFRTPDRSGATGFLHFGTFICREDSILKIMLNGKPISTYTYAGQLPIPGTNPPMAARRIQFANTSTTYVATCGAPFGCYLYGWDVFESYGHPAGMALGVISPDTLPPLQDPHMQCGNFQVKLTEPRHIPAFSFEDTRIADIAMITDSNDSRWSHASYNYAFQIDPAHPFMPGDSVAYFDLTLIDGSKDAYAAVWTTDKAGNDTVYQYSYTAPRLLETPSAPLDLSPVWATLNGSIDSCRDLLLINQQDSDLVLTSAQIMGVDTLGKFTLSPKPSNVTLHPKDTLALHICFSPTDTLASSDTLMLTVGCIPFKYPLQGAGVIPQIIADDVNFGNVLVGDTVCKPVTITNPGKLPLVINKNWLLNNSKEFSFEDVSRLPVTIQAGKSVTLNFCFHPDTTGPISGRQDWGTNLLAPYQHSIKDTSSLLGFGRQPGLEWDRPTQSYTVQCDPEVVRVNLLNSAPASTGSSISVTKVDVEGADAAEFTIVNAQKGAVPPPSWGLQPGQTDWVDVQFKPDLSKGYAQRNATLVAYGSDNDTTLQRIILLSATVRHSTLRITPTSYDFGMVGQNDPISTTFWIHNDGDTDLVLSNMTVDGGFTLSGFSPGQIVKPLDSVQVTISGNAPPGTTTATLLAVSSASCTPSKTAALKVSSSYPSFPATAHDFGDIFVCQGDSAVITLQNTGTQNAILEKVQIIDTLGTTGANQYSFSNGSRSEELGVPLDTGASMNFKIKFTPGADVSDSAWVVYTLNISSPTSRDTVIMRKLSGTGLHFANAVTARRNDVDTLYTATAGKTISVPIRLKQPFDSKAKVFGVTYSLRFLRDVLTLEQVNALGGLTGSSTLPQLTKDPTDTLYDLLTVKQMSTSRITTLDTVAMANFLYVISDSTATPIEVHDVAFLDSLGNTVCWVTPDNIPGNFQGNDLCGDKTLRRALAGLPPEPWIKSVSPNPTTGSTNIEYGTDGDGMPVTIELYDLLGRRVSTILRNPSMAAGDHIATFDGSQLPSGTYIVRLSSGRFVHSSTLIVGK; encoded by the coding sequence ATGCCAAATTCCTTCTCTTTGGGTTGCTGCCCGCCTCAGGGCGTGACGATGTACATTGGATCCGGTACCGATAATGAAGTTTGGATAGATGTGTTTGGTGGCAATCAAAACCCGAGCGAACACTATCATACGAAGATGCTCGCAAATTCGGTCTGGACAGTTGCACCAACAAGTGAGGCAAGTTGGGAGACTCTTAATCCAGCCGAGGTGATTGCGTACCGGGCCATCCATGTGTATTCTGCAAAGCCAATTGTGATCTATGGTTATCAGTATACAGGTGCTAACACCTCATCGACGGATAGTTATCTTGGGCTGCCGACACCGGCCTTAGGCACCGAGTATTACCCCTCATGTTACTATGACGATCATTACACGCTGGGTCCATCCAATCCGCTGGCCGGACAGTTTCTAATCATCTCCCCTTATGATAACAACGTCGTTACGATCGGGCCGGTGAAGACCGATACCCGCGAAGACGCTGCCGCCACGAAGACTCTTCATTTCAAAGGAGACGTTTGGAACGTGACACTACAACGTGGGCAAACTTATCTGGTGCAGTCCACTGGGCTGGGTTATGGTGATGAGGACATTACCGGAACACATATCGTCAGTACGAAGCCGATCGCTTTGATTTCGGGTCATCAACTTTGCTCGATCCCAATCGGTGAACTGGCCGACCAAAATGGCTCCAAGGACGAAATTTTTGAAATGATCCCGCCTGTCAGTGTTTGGGGCTCCGAATATTACGACATGCCGACCGCGACTCGAAATGTTTGCGGCGATTTGGTCCGTGTAATCGCTGGCGAAGATGGCGAGGTTGTCACCGCGACGAGCATCAATGGCGCCCCACAAGGCATCCTCTCCAAAGCCGGAGACTATTATGACTTCGATCAGATCGTCGATCCGACGGTGTTCAAGGAGCAGAATGGAAAGAAATTCCTCGCGGTGCAGATGGCATACAGTCAGGGATACCTTGGTGATCCCGGTTCATCCGATCCGTTTTCTATTGTTCTGACGCCGAAAGCCCAGTTTCAAAAGAAGATGATTTTTCGGACCCCCGATCGTTCTGGGGCAACCGGCTTCCTGCACTTCGGGACATTCATTTGCCGAGAAGACTCTATTTTGAAGATCATGCTGAACGGAAAACCGATCAGCACATATACCTACGCGGGGCAACTCCCGATTCCTGGGACGAATCCACCGATGGCTGCTCGCAGAATTCAGTTCGCGAATACATCGACAACATACGTCGCAACTTGCGGAGCGCCATTCGGATGTTACTTGTATGGATGGGATGTGTTCGAAAGTTATGGGCACCCTGCTGGTATGGCACTTGGAGTAATTTCACCTGACACCTTACCGCCGTTGCAGGATCCCCACATGCAATGCGGCAACTTCCAGGTAAAACTTACGGAACCTCGCCATATTCCGGCGTTCAGCTTTGAGGATACCAGGATCGCGGACATCGCGATGATTACCGACTCGAACGATTCGAGATGGTCGCACGCCTCCTATAATTATGCGTTTCAGATTGACCCCGCGCATCCATTCATGCCAGGCGATAGCGTAGCATACTTTGACCTGACGCTCATCGATGGAAGCAAGGATGCCTATGCCGCCGTTTGGACCACAGATAAGGCAGGTAACGATACGGTGTATCAGTATTCGTATACCGCTCCCCGTCTCCTCGAGACTCCGAGCGCTCCGCTCGACCTTAGTCCCGTTTGGGCCACGCTGAATGGGTCAATCGATTCGTGCCGGGATCTCTTGCTGATAAACCAACAGGACAGTGATCTTGTGCTTACGAGCGCACAAATCATGGGTGTTGATACACTTGGCAAATTCACACTCTCGCCAAAGCCCAGTAACGTTACCCTACATCCAAAGGATACGCTTGCTCTCCATATTTGCTTTAGTCCGACTGATACCTTAGCTTCTTCCGACACCTTAATGTTGACGGTGGGATGTATCCCATTCAAATACCCGCTGCAGGGTGCTGGAGTTATTCCACAAATTATTGCCGATGACGTCAACTTTGGAAATGTGCTCGTCGGAGATACAGTCTGCAAACCGGTGACCATTACCAATCCGGGTAAGCTTCCCCTTGTCATCAACAAGAACTGGCTCCTGAATAACTCGAAGGAGTTCTCGTTCGAAGATGTGAGCCGCTTGCCGGTCACTATTCAGGCCGGAAAGTCCGTGACGCTTAATTTCTGCTTCCATCCAGATACAACGGGCCCCATCTCTGGCCGGCAGGATTGGGGCACGAATTTGCTTGCGCCATACCAACATTCGATCAAAGATACTTCCTCGTTGCTCGGATTTGGCAGACAGCCAGGTCTCGAATGGGATCGGCCAACGCAATCCTACACGGTGCAGTGCGATCCGGAGGTCGTCCGGGTTAATCTGTTAAATTCCGCGCCGGCATCAACAGGTTCCAGCATTAGCGTAACGAAGGTTGATGTGGAAGGGGCGGATGCGGCGGAATTCACCATTGTCAATGCGCAGAAGGGCGCCGTTCCTCCTCCATCATGGGGTCTGCAACCGGGACAGACCGACTGGGTCGACGTCCAATTCAAGCCGGATTTGTCCAAGGGCTACGCACAACGGAATGCAACGCTTGTTGCCTACGGCAGTGACAATGACACTACGCTCCAGCGTATTATTCTGCTGTCTGCTACGGTCCGGCATTCAACGCTTCGGATCACGCCGACTTCGTATGATTTTGGAATGGTCGGACAAAATGACCCGATCTCAACAACATTCTGGATTCATAACGACGGCGATACAGACCTTGTCCTGAGTAATATGACGGTGGACGGCGGCTTTACCCTTAGCGGCTTTAGTCCTGGACAAATAGTCAAGCCACTTGACAGCGTTCAGGTCACGATAAGTGGAAATGCACCGCCAGGTACTACCACCGCAACGTTGCTCGCGGTAAGCTCTGCTTCATGCACACCTTCCAAAACGGCCGCTCTGAAGGTGTCGTCATCATATCCTAGCTTCCCCGCTACGGCCCACGATTTTGGGGACATCTTTGTATGTCAAGGCGATTCCGCGGTGATCACGCTTCAAAACACAGGCACGCAGAATGCGATCCTGGAAAAGGTGCAGATCATTGATACGCTTGGTACTACCGGTGCGAATCAGTATTCATTCAGTAACGGTTCGCGATCGGAAGAATTAGGGGTACCCTTGGATACCGGGGCCAGCATGAACTTTAAGATTAAGTTCACACCGGGCGCAGACGTATCGGACAGTGCATGGGTAGTGTATACTCTAAACATTTCATCGCCGACATCTCGGGATACTGTTATCATGAGGAAGCTCTCCGGGACTGGTCTGCATTTCGCAAATGCAGTCACCGCGAGGCGCAATGATGTGGATACGCTCTACACCGCCACAGCGGGTAAGACGATTTCTGTACCGATTCGCTTGAAACAACCCTTCGATTCGAAGGCAAAGGTGTTTGGTGTGACCTATTCATTGCGCTTCCTCCGCGATGTGCTGACGCTTGAGCAGGTAAATGCGTTGGGAGGACTCACGGGTTCATCCACGCTCCCGCAGCTGACCAAGGATCCAACCGATACTCTATACGATCTTCTGACAGTCAAGCAAATGTCCACGTCGAGAATAACAACGCTCGACACTGTGGCGATGGCAAACTTCCTGTATGTCATCAGCGACTCGACGGCAACACCAATCGAGGTGCACGATGTCGCATTCCTTGATAGTTTGGGAAATACAGTCTGCTGGGTCACACCTGATAATATCCCAGGTAACTTCCAGGGTAATGATCTTTGTGGCGATAAGACACTCCGCAGGGCCTTAGCTGGATTGCCACCCGAGCCTTGGATCAAGAGTGTGTCGCCTAATCCAACAACGGGCAGCACGAACATCGAATATGGGACCGATGGCGACGGGATGCCGGTAACCATCGAACTTTATGATCTATTGGGAAGAAGGGTCTCGACGATTCTGCGCAATCCCTCGATGGCCGCCGGCGATCATATCGCAACGTTCGACGGCTCGCAGCTACCCAGCGGAACCTATATCGTGCGGCTCTCATCTGGGCGGTTCGTTCATTCATCGACGTTGATTGTAGGAAAATAA
- the tal gene encoding transaldolase: MPNRWKQVEQIGQSLWYDNLSREFIQNGTIARMIEDVGLRGITSNPTIFEKAISSSEIYDDDIQSCIREGLSTDAIYERLTTDDVRAAADIMRPVFDRTNGLDGFVSIEVDPRIAAEADASVEAARRLWKTVDRPNVMIKIPGTPECIPAIRQCLAEGININITLLFGIENYTEVAHAYLAALRDRLANGKDVTKIASVASFFLSRVDTNVDKKLETKIAAMNGEGNEMRKLLGLAAVANAKLAYERYLSIFKGPEFADLTIAGAQPQRCLWASVSTKNPKYSDIMYIEPLIGPETVTTVPDETIQAFGDHGAVSNTLATNVAEAHKTVERLGLLGIDMERVASELQVEGVKKFSESFGVLAQKLDAKRHEIEQAA; the protein is encoded by the coding sequence ATGCCAAATCGCTGGAAACAAGTAGAGCAGATCGGTCAGAGCCTGTGGTATGATAACCTGAGCCGCGAATTCATCCAAAATGGTACGATCGCGCGCATGATCGAGGATGTCGGTCTTCGCGGCATCACTTCCAACCCCACGATCTTCGAGAAAGCGATCTCGTCGAGTGAGATCTATGATGACGATATTCAGTCCTGCATCCGCGAGGGTCTTTCGACCGATGCGATCTATGAACGGCTCACGACCGATGACGTTCGTGCAGCTGCCGACATTATGCGCCCTGTTTTCGATCGCACAAACGGACTCGATGGCTTCGTTTCGATCGAGGTCGATCCCCGCATTGCAGCGGAAGCCGATGCATCTGTTGAAGCTGCCCGGAGACTTTGGAAGACTGTTGATCGGCCAAATGTCATGATTAAGATTCCCGGGACACCAGAGTGCATTCCAGCTATTCGGCAATGCCTCGCCGAAGGTATCAACATCAATATCACGCTTCTCTTCGGCATCGAAAATTACACCGAAGTCGCTCATGCATATCTTGCTGCGCTTCGCGATCGACTGGCGAATGGCAAAGACGTGACAAAAATTGCGAGCGTGGCCAGCTTTTTTCTTTCGCGCGTCGATACCAACGTGGATAAGAAACTCGAAACGAAGATAGCAGCGATGAATGGCGAGGGCAATGAAATGCGCAAGCTGCTGGGTTTGGCCGCAGTTGCCAATGCCAAACTGGCCTATGAGCGATATCTTTCGATCTTCAAAGGGCCTGAATTCGCGGACCTGACAATTGCCGGGGCGCAGCCGCAACGATGCTTATGGGCCTCGGTAAGTACCAAGAATCCAAAGTATAGCGATATTATGTACATCGAACCGCTTATTGGTCCCGAAACGGTGACGACAGTGCCCGACGAGACCATCCAGGCATTTGGGGATCACGGTGCGGTGTCGAATACATTGGCGACCAATGTTGCTGAAGCGCACAAGACGGTCGAGCGTCTTGGATTGCTGGGCATTGACATGGAGCGGGTCGCCAGTGAATTGCAGGTCGAAGGGGTGAAGAAATTTTCCGAGTCGTTCGGAGTGCTTGCGCAGAAGCTTGACGCAAAACGTCACGAAATAGAACAGGCAGCATAA
- a CDS encoding glucose-6-phosphate isomerase, whose amino-acid sequence MKISKFIGESATIVSPSLQAALDKAIASNLAHRIWEEDTTVWASSDFHRRENASGSDASQAEAIRGRLGWLRVPDWSIQHLDEILEFAEGVRQEGFTHVVVLGMGGSSLCVEVLRDTFGTKAGYPQLLVLDSTHPDQILATELACDLAKTLFIVASKSGTTLEPQCYYDYFWERLSGITDDRSRHFAAITDPGTPLAKLASERRFRHTFQNPPDIGGRYSALSYFGMVPAALIGVDISEVLSLAASAASLSRAEDEVIPALLLGVFMGDGALHGRDKLTIVTDPEFSSFGAWAEQLIAESTGKMGKGILPVEGETARAREEGEPHRLYVHLTFGQEGVSADERSDPNHLELHRMEQAGLGAEFFRWEFATAVAGSILGINPFDEPNVAEAKAKTNEVLSNWDGKSPLVFPNLQQPDKQMLQAFLDKEVKEDGYIAIMAYVHRDPASNAALQALREQLSVRYHIPVTVGFGPRFLHSTGQLHKGGPPTGTFIQFVDTPHVDLPIPGKPYSFGTLIRAQAIGDAETLRKHNRPVICMDLGTDTIKSIQSL is encoded by the coding sequence GTGAAGATCTCCAAGTTTATAGGCGAATCGGCTACGATCGTATCACCTTCCCTTCAGGCGGCTCTGGATAAGGCTATTGCCTCAAATTTGGCTCATCGCATTTGGGAAGAAGATACTACAGTATGGGCCAGTAGTGATTTCCATCGTCGCGAGAACGCATCAGGGAGTGATGCCTCACAGGCCGAGGCGATTCGTGGCAGGCTTGGCTGGCTCCGCGTGCCGGATTGGTCGATCCAGCATCTGGATGAGATTTTGGAGTTTGCGGAAGGTGTCCGCCAGGAAGGGTTCACGCATGTAGTCGTCCTTGGCATGGGTGGTAGTAGCTTGTGCGTCGAGGTTCTTCGAGATACATTTGGCACAAAGGCGGGTTATCCGCAACTATTGGTGCTCGATAGCACTCATCCCGACCAGATCCTTGCGACTGAGTTGGCGTGTGATTTGGCGAAGACACTTTTCATTGTTGCAAGCAAGTCCGGTACAACGCTTGAGCCGCAATGCTATTATGACTATTTTTGGGAAAGACTCTCAGGCATCACTGACGATCGCTCAAGGCACTTTGCAGCGATAACGGACCCAGGAACACCGCTTGCAAAACTGGCAAGTGAACGCCGTTTCCGGCATACTTTCCAAAATCCGCCAGACATTGGCGGTCGCTATTCGGCCCTTTCCTATTTTGGCATGGTACCGGCCGCACTTATTGGAGTCGACATTTCAGAAGTCCTATCGCTTGCTGCGTCAGCAGCAAGTCTGAGTCGAGCAGAAGATGAAGTGATCCCCGCTCTTTTGCTCGGGGTATTCATGGGCGATGGTGCGCTGCATGGGCGGGACAAGCTTACAATCGTTACGGATCCCGAATTCTCGTCGTTTGGTGCATGGGCCGAGCAACTCATCGCCGAAAGTACGGGCAAAATGGGTAAAGGAATCTTACCGGTCGAAGGTGAGACTGCGCGCGCGCGCGAGGAAGGCGAACCACATCGGCTTTATGTCCATCTGACATTCGGTCAAGAAGGGGTGAGCGCAGATGAGCGGAGCGATCCGAATCATCTGGAGCTGCATCGTATGGAGCAAGCTGGTCTCGGCGCCGAATTCTTCCGGTGGGAGTTCGCGACGGCCGTTGCCGGGTCCATCCTGGGTATCAATCCATTTGACGAGCCAAATGTCGCGGAAGCTAAAGCCAAGACGAACGAAGTGCTTTCGAACTGGGATGGGAAGTCTCCGCTCGTATTTCCTAATCTCCAACAGCCTGATAAACAGATGCTTCAGGCATTTTTGGACAAAGAGGTTAAAGAAGACGGGTATATCGCGATTATGGCATACGTGCATCGCGATCCGGCATCGAACGCCGCGCTGCAAGCTTTGCGCGAGCAGTTATCAGTGCGGTATCACATTCCAGTGACCGTCGGATTTGGTCCGCGTTTTCTTCACTCGACCGGACAGTTACACAAAGGCGGGCCGCCCACAGGTACGTTCATCCAATTTGTCGACACACCCCACGTTGACCTTCCGATTCCTGGTAAACCCTATAGTTTCGGGACGCTTATTCGCGCGCAAGCAATCGGCGATGCTGAAACGCTTCGTAAGCATAACCGTCCAGTAATCTGCATGGATTTAGGCACGGATACGATCAAATCCATCCAAAGTCTTTAA
- a CDS encoding aminotransferase class I/II-fold pyridoxal phosphate-dependent enzyme yields the protein MGYELAEMDPVTMTKPQFAQRPSAISTMARGLIGSEILKIAADIRTMVAEGHAICNLTVGDFNPAYFPIPTELRASIQGMLDAGETNYPPSDGMMQLRRAVKSFYERRLGLDYPIESFIITSGARPAIYATYNALIEEGDKVVYPIPSWNNNHYTHLSRATYQTAICRAEDAFLPTRDILEGTLTDAKMLSLCSPLNPTGTAFTREALEGICDLVIEENASRESHERPLFIMYDQVYWMLTFGDTVHYNPVSLRPELASNTIFVDGISKAFAATGVRVGWCVAPPDIAGAMSNILGHIGAWAPRAEQLATAALLLDEDAIQTYHSLMIREIEVRLDALYDGLTAMQRSGLPVDAITPMGAIYLTARFDLIGRRTPSGKTLATNEDIRKYLLESARLAVVPFQAFGSQENTGWFRLSVGAVSMDEIETMLPRLRDSLEAL from the coding sequence ATGGGATACGAACTTGCCGAGATGGATCCTGTTACCATGACAAAGCCACAATTTGCTCAACGACCATCCGCCATCTCCACGATGGCTCGCGGACTGATCGGCTCGGAAATACTGAAGATTGCGGCTGACATTCGCACGATGGTCGCCGAGGGTCACGCCATCTGCAATCTCACCGTCGGGGATTTCAATCCGGCATATTTTCCAATTCCTACGGAGCTCCGCGCCTCGATCCAAGGTATGCTCGATGCGGGCGAAACGAACTATCCTCCTTCGGATGGGATGATGCAGCTTCGCCGCGCGGTGAAGTCATTTTACGAGCGCCGGCTAGGTCTCGATTACCCGATTGAATCCTTCATTATCACCAGCGGCGCACGGCCAGCGATCTATGCAACGTATAATGCATTGATCGAGGAAGGCGACAAAGTTGTCTATCCAATTCCCTCCTGGAACAACAATCACTATACCCACTTGAGCCGCGCAACATACCAGACAGCAATCTGTCGCGCGGAGGATGCGTTTCTGCCTACCCGCGACATACTCGAGGGAACACTCACTGACGCGAAGATGCTTTCGCTTTGTTCGCCACTGAATCCAACCGGGACAGCATTCACACGCGAAGCGTTGGAGGGAATCTGCGATCTGGTGATCGAAGAAAACGCGTCGCGCGAGTCCCATGAGCGCCCGCTATTCATTATGTACGATCAGGTCTATTGGATGTTGACCTTCGGTGATACCGTACACTATAATCCCGTTTCACTCCGGCCAGAACTTGCATCAAATACGATTTTCGTGGATGGCATTAGCAAGGCCTTCGCAGCAACTGGCGTTCGGGTTGGGTGGTGTGTCGCCCCTCCAGACATCGCGGGGGCCATGTCGAATATTCTGGGACATATTGGTGCATGGGCTCCTCGCGCCGAGCAACTTGCAACAGCAGCATTATTACTGGATGAGGATGCGATCCAGACATATCACTCACTGATGATTCGCGAGATCGAGGTCCGACTCGATGCGCTCTATGATGGTTTAACGGCAATGCAGCGTAGCGGACTTCCGGTCGATGCGATCACTCCTATGGGCGCAATCTATCTTACTGCCCGTTTCGACTTGATCGGCCGCCGCACACCAAGTGGCAAGACGTTAGCCACCAATGAAGATATCCGAAAATACTTGCTCGAATCGGCACGACTGGCTGTTGTGCCCTTCCAGGCGTTCGGCTCTCAGGAGAATACCGGCTGGTTCCGACTCTCCGTCGGAGCCGTATCAATGGACGAGATAGAGACGATGTTACCGAGATTGCGTGACTCGCTCGAAGCACTTTGA
- a CDS encoding dihydrodipicolinate synthase family protein, producing the protein MTDIRGSLRHKLIPALPVPFTEERIIHHDSHARMADYMSEMPVAGVAVWAHTGRGLYLTEQERENVLTHWRESLPKGIIIAGAGCSAESNGNHVFGDDAYMFRARNMALHAKELGADAILCYPPVRFREMPMPQQEEAIVAYHREIAQAGLPIILFYLYEAAGGISYSPRVLRELFKLPDVIGIKMATLDSVMTFQAVAGQLKSEYPNQLLITGEDRFLGYSLMMGADAALVGMGGALAMLQSDMMKAYYMEDTQNFLYRSGWVDRFAMATFSSPIEGYISRMLYTLSWLDLVSREATHDPWGPELSDPEIDLVGDFMASLPIELKR; encoded by the coding sequence ATGACAGATATTCGAGGTAGCCTGCGCCATAAGCTAATCCCGGCGCTGCCCGTACCTTTCACCGAAGAGCGAATCATCCATCATGACTCGCATGCCCGCATGGCCGATTACATGTCGGAGATGCCGGTGGCCGGCGTTGCGGTCTGGGCGCATACAGGACGCGGCCTCTACCTGACGGAGCAGGAGCGCGAGAACGTGCTCACGCACTGGCGAGAATCGCTGCCTAAGGGCATTATCATTGCCGGAGCCGGTTGCTCGGCAGAGTCAAATGGCAATCATGTCTTTGGTGATGACGCTTATATGTTTCGGGCTCGGAATATGGCGTTGCACGCTAAAGAATTGGGTGCCGATGCCATCTTGTGTTATCCGCCCGTTCGCTTCCGAGAAATGCCAATGCCTCAGCAGGAAGAAGCGATCGTCGCGTATCATCGCGAAATTGCTCAGGCAGGCTTGCCGATTATTCTATTCTATTTGTATGAAGCCGCAGGTGGTATCTCATATTCTCCCCGGGTCTTGCGCGAGCTTTTCAAATTGCCCGATGTGATCGGAATCAAGATGGCAACGCTCGATTCGGTCATGACATTTCAGGCTGTGGCCGGTCAACTGAAATCAGAATATCCGAATCAACTGCTGATTACCGGCGAGGACCGCTTTCTCGGTTATTCTCTCATGATGGGCGCGGATGCAGCGCTTGTCGGCATGGGCGGCGCACTCGCGATGCTACAATCCGACATGATGAAAGCCTATTACATGGAGGATACTCAGAATTTTCTCTATCGTTCGGGATGGGTCGACCGCTTTGCGATGGCAACGTTTTCGTCGCCCATTGAAGGCTATATCAGCCGGATGCTCTATACGCTTTCGTGGCTCGATCTCGTTAGCCGAGAGGCCACACACGACCCATGGGGACCTGAACTCAGCGACCCAGAAATCGATCTTGTCGGAGATTTCATGGCCTCACTTCCGATAGAGCTGAAGCGGTGA
- the menC gene encoding o-succinylbenzoate synthase produces the protein MEETGYRVERALLRHVRVPMREPFRISNGIVSEKESIVLELHSGGFIGYGEASPMSGSFYSSETPETTWNALANDLIPDLFTRTIRNPVEYAELLSAYTQEPFARAGIEGAVWHLQAAKLGTTIRELLGAPRAEILSGLAVGICDTIDELLDRIALYLKDGYQRVKIKIMPGWDIVPLTAIRSRFGDIPLMVDANAAYDLETHRNILLSLDRFGLMMLEQPLAANALNDMAELALAMKTPICVDESADSMIALEEIIRLAAASIVNIKVQRVGGLWNATRILARAREAGLGCWLGTMPELGIASAQALAIASLPGFVYPTDIEASERWFTDDILDPPISISDRGAIVFPDRGLLENEPQEHGPIEYEVDTLKLERYTIRKQEF, from the coding sequence ATGGAAGAGACGGGATATCGAGTCGAGCGCGCACTTTTGCGCCATGTTCGCGTGCCGATGCGCGAGCCGTTTCGAATTTCGAACGGAATCGTCTCTGAAAAAGAAAGCATCGTTCTCGAGCTTCATTCTGGTGGCTTCATTGGCTATGGTGAAGCATCGCCAATGAGTGGATCGTTTTATTCGAGCGAAACGCCAGAGACAACGTGGAATGCCCTCGCAAATGACCTCATTCCCGATCTTTTCACTCGCACGATCCGAAACCCGGTCGAGTACGCGGAATTACTGAGCGCGTATACGCAAGAACCATTCGCACGCGCGGGTATCGAGGGGGCGGTGTGGCATCTGCAGGCTGCAAAGCTCGGCACAACGATTCGCGAGTTGCTCGGCGCACCTCGCGCTGAAATCCTGTCGGGGCTTGCCGTTGGTATCTGCGATACAATCGATGAGCTTCTCGATCGAATTGCTCTCTATCTGAAGGATGGCTATCAACGGGTCAAGATCAAGATCATGCCGGGATGGGACATTGTGCCACTCACCGCAATACGCAGCCGATTTGGGGATATTCCTTTGATGGTCGACGCGAATGCCGCGTATGATCTCGAAACGCACCGTAACATTCTTCTCTCGCTCGACCGCTTTGGGCTGATGATGCTCGAACAACCGCTCGCTGCCAATGCGCTAAACGATATGGCTGAACTGGCGCTCGCAATGAAGACTCCGATTTGCGTGGATGAATCGGCGGACTCGATGATTGCTCTCGAAGAGATCATTCGCTTAGCGGCGGCTTCTATTGTCAACATCAAAGTTCAGCGAGTCGGAGGACTGTGGAACGCCACCCGTATACTCGCCCGTGCTCGCGAAGCTGGCCTCGGCTGTTGGCTTGGAACAATGCCTGAGCTTGGCATCGCGAGCGCGCAGGCACTTGCGATTGCTTCTTTGCCCGGATTTGTTTATCCTACGGACATCGAAGCGAGCGAACGATGGTTCACCGATGACATTCTCGATCCTCCGATTTCAATTTCAGATCGAGGGGCAATTGTTTTTCCGGATCGCGGACTTCTGGAGAACGAACCTCAGGAACATGGACCCATTGAATATGAAGTTGATACTTTGAAGCTCGAGCGATATACTATCCGGAAGCAAGAATTCTAA